In Monodelphis domestica isolate mMonDom1 chromosome 3, mMonDom1.pri, whole genome shotgun sequence, the following proteins share a genomic window:
- the ANKRA2 gene encoding ankyrin repeat family A protein 2 isoform X1 — MASSANMDMGAQLIAEECSNSYSLSDMTDVKLEHPLDSNPEENPAQSVAMGMKFILPNRFDMNVCSRFVKSLNEEDSKNIQDQVNSDLEVASVLFKAECNIHTSPSPGIQVRHVYTPSTTKHFSPIKQSTTLTNKHRGNEVSTTPLLVNSLSVHQLAAQGEMLYLATRIEQENIINHTDEEGFTPLMWAAAHGQIAVVEFLLQNGADPQILGKGRESALSLACSKGYTDIVKMLLDCGVDVNEYDWNGGTPLLYAVHGNHVKCVKILLENGADPTIETDSGYNSMDLSVALGYRGVQQVIEAHLLRLLQNIKE; from the exons atggCCTCATCAGCAAATATGGATATGGGAGCCCAGCTGATTGCCGAAGAATGCAGTAACAGCTACAGCCTTTCTGACATGACGGACGTTAAATTAGAGCACCCATTGGACTCAAATCCCGAAGAAAACCCAGCCCAGAGTGTTGCTATGGGGATGAAGTTCATTTTGCCTAATAGATTTGATATGAATGTGTGCTCTAGATTTGTAAAGTCCTTAAATGAAGAGGATAGTAAAAATATTCAGGATCAAGTTAACTCCGACCTCGAGGTGGCATCTGTCCTATTTAAAG CTGAATGCAATATTCATACGTCCCCTTCTCCTGGGATTCAAGTAAGGCATGTCTACACTCCTTCAACAACTAAACATTTTTCACCCATAAAACAGTCAACTACTTTAACAAACAAACATAGAGGAAACGAGGTATCAACAACACCTCTGCTCGTGAATT CCTTATCTGTTCACCAGTTGGCTGCTCAGGGAGAAATGCTCTATTTGGCCACTCGTATTGAACAAG aaaatataatcaaCCACACAGATGAAGAAGGATTTACCCCTCTAATGTGGGCCGCTGCTCATGGGCAAATAGCGGTGGTAGAGTTTCTGCTTCAGAAT GGTGCAGACCCACAAATTTTGGGGAAAGGACGAGAAAGTGCCCTGTCACTGGCCTGTAGTAAAGGGTACACAGATATTGTCAAAATGTTGCTAGATTGTGGAGTTGATGTTAATGAATATGATTGG aATGGAGGAACTCCTTTACTTTATGCTGTGCATGGAAATCATGTGAAATGTGTAAAAATCCTACTAG aaaatGGAGCAGACCCAACTATTGAAACAGATTCTGGATATAATT